A genomic region of Rhizobium sp. NXC24 contains the following coding sequences:
- a CDS encoding ABC transporter permease subunit — MEPSFTISPGSYVAPAISWLNANAHTIFRVITSAVEAMLSAVQDTLTALPPIALIAIVAVLATVFAKWRIGALTLVSLGFCLAMGLWQKSMESLSLVIVSVVISVMIAFPLGVWAARSYGVRAALRPVLDIMQTVPPWVYLIPAVIFFSLGRTPALIATVIYGVPPMLRFTTLALIQVPTPFLELGKAVGATKMTTLWKIELPLAKPTLLVGLNQCILLSLSMVVLAGLVGAGGLGGEVTRGLTRMQLGLGLRSGLCIVAIALLLDRLSQAALTRSPKRS; from the coding sequence ATGGAACCGAGCTTCACAATATCCCCGGGCTCCTACGTGGCACCGGCCATTAGTTGGCTCAACGCAAATGCTCACACCATCTTTCGCGTCATCACGAGCGCTGTAGAAGCAATGCTTTCCGCAGTGCAAGATACCCTTACAGCCCTTCCGCCTATCGCTTTAATCGCAATAGTAGCTGTGTTGGCAACGGTGTTTGCGAAGTGGAGAATTGGAGCACTTACACTTGTATCGCTGGGCTTTTGCTTGGCCATGGGGCTCTGGCAAAAGTCGATGGAAAGCCTATCTTTGGTAATCGTTTCCGTTGTGATCTCAGTTATGATCGCCTTTCCTTTGGGGGTTTGGGCGGCAAGAAGCTATGGTGTCAGGGCTGCACTTCGTCCCGTTCTCGATATTATGCAGACTGTACCACCGTGGGTATACCTCATCCCTGCCGTTATCTTCTTCAGCCTTGGTCGGACGCCCGCGCTGATTGCCACCGTCATTTACGGTGTACCTCCCATGCTCCGCTTTACGACCCTCGCGCTGATACAGGTACCGACACCTTTCCTGGAACTCGGGAAGGCTGTTGGTGCGACCAAAATGACCACCCTATGGAAGATTGAGCTGCCTTTGGCAAAGCCCACGCTTCTTGTCGGTCTGAACCAATGCATTCTTCTTTCGCTGTCCATGGTTGTTCTCGCTGGACTGGTTGGTGCAGGTGGCCTGGGCGGTGAGGTTACGCGCGGCCTAACCAGAATGCAGCTCGGACTTGGTCTCAGATCCGGCCTTTGCATCGTTGCAATCGCTTTGCTACTCGATCGGTTATCACAAGCAGCACTCACTCGATCGCCGAAGCGCAGCTAG
- a CDS encoding dihydrodipicolinate synthase family protein — translation MANLRGINLAMQTPFNQDGSIEYKRWDHLLDQYLDTGMHGFVLSSGTGQHAYLTEDECNKLFTTGVKRINGRASITAQTSALNLQEVIRRSKAAQDAGADALMILPPFFEGPKHDDGIFAFYEAVCKEVSIDVIGYNIPAATGIELTPALYTRLMELDNFNFIKDSSGDLLKQQALLACGGQILNGADPIAPFSFMIGTSGTIWGCANIFPREAIKLFNLIEAGKHQEGLKLWKTMFPIVLYCWQNDYIPAVKAAARQMGFDGGTVRAPVCEVGPEEEAKIAEALKSLTLAKAA, via the coding sequence ATGGCGAATCTACGCGGTATCAACCTCGCAATGCAGACCCCTTTCAACCAAGACGGGTCGATCGAATATAAGCGTTGGGATCATCTTCTTGACCAGTATCTCGACACGGGGATGCATGGCTTCGTCCTTAGTTCAGGAACGGGTCAGCACGCCTATCTGACCGAGGACGAGTGCAACAAACTCTTCACAACAGGCGTAAAGCGCATCAACGGCCGTGCGTCCATCACAGCTCAGACCTCTGCGCTTAACTTGCAGGAAGTAATCCGCCGGTCAAAAGCAGCCCAAGACGCAGGTGCTGACGCTCTTATGATCCTCCCGCCCTTTTTCGAAGGTCCCAAGCACGACGACGGAATTTTCGCGTTCTACGAAGCCGTCTGTAAGGAAGTTTCGATCGACGTCATTGGCTACAACATTCCTGCCGCAACCGGCATTGAGCTGACCCCTGCCCTCTACACCCGCCTTATGGAATTGGACAATTTCAACTTCATCAAGGATAGCTCGGGCGATTTGCTCAAGCAGCAGGCACTCCTCGCCTGCGGCGGTCAGATTCTCAATGGTGCAGACCCGATCGCACCGTTCTCATTCATGATCGGAACTTCGGGAACCATCTGGGGTTGCGCGAACATCTTCCCGCGCGAAGCGATCAAGCTGTTCAATTTGATTGAGGCCGGAAAGCATCAGGAGGGCCTGAAGCTTTGGAAGACCATGTTCCCGATCGTCCTTTACTGCTGGCAGAACGACTACATTCCAGCAGTTAAGGCGGCAGCCCGCCAGATGGGCTTTGACGGCGGCACGGTCCGAGCACCGGTCTGCGAAGTCGGGCCGGAAGAGGAAGCCAAAATCGCCGAGGCCCTCAAGTCCCTCACGTTGGCAAAGGCAGCTTAA
- a CDS encoding FAD-binding oxidoreductase, translating to MGLHDVKKTEPSPTTQRVVKIEKFPSEISMSGWFATLPNVSLAPSLKGRVEADWVIIGGGWFGVNAARRIAELRGQDGVILLDAGAIGNNAAGRCAGYAIDLAHNPRNANFAEDEQGNIDERDINVEGINYLRDGLQRYNIQCDWSEEGKTHAAVTDRGEACLTTFAQALDRIGVKYEWYNQAQMREMVGSKYYTLGLHTPGTVLLQPAAMLRGIAANLGNNATVYENSPVVEIRYGSPWHVVRTANGEVHARNVILANNGFISQFGFYEHSAIPVYTYASMTRPLTVAEIAKIGGRNTWGLIPAESFGTTVRRTADNRLFIRNIYDYADGFHTTQPQLERAKRSHQKSFDRRFPEISHIGFEHTWGGALSLAQNGGTVFGQLGDRVFGAAFCNGTGVSKGAIFGKSIAELACGQDSKAIRILKNKARPSRAYPKIITSLGVKWSTRYRLWKAGLEV from the coding sequence ATGGGGCTTCACGACGTCAAGAAAACCGAGCCATCACCGACGACTCAGCGGGTCGTGAAGATTGAGAAGTTTCCATCTGAAATCAGTATGAGCGGTTGGTTCGCCACATTGCCGAATGTCAGCCTAGCACCCTCTCTCAAGGGGCGCGTTGAAGCCGATTGGGTGATCATTGGTGGTGGTTGGTTTGGGGTAAACGCGGCTCGCCGCATCGCCGAATTGCGTGGCCAGGATGGCGTAATTCTCCTTGATGCGGGTGCAATTGGAAACAACGCGGCAGGTCGTTGCGCAGGCTACGCCATCGACCTGGCACACAACCCACGCAACGCAAATTTTGCGGAAGACGAACAGGGCAATATTGATGAGCGGGACATCAACGTTGAAGGCATAAACTACCTTCGCGATGGACTTCAGAGATACAACATTCAGTGCGATTGGAGCGAAGAGGGAAAGACGCACGCGGCCGTGACCGATCGCGGCGAAGCTTGCCTGACAACATTCGCTCAAGCACTCGACCGCATTGGCGTGAAGTACGAGTGGTATAACCAGGCCCAGATGCGCGAGATGGTGGGTAGCAAGTATTATACCCTCGGCCTGCACACCCCTGGTACGGTCTTACTTCAGCCTGCAGCGATGCTACGGGGTATTGCAGCAAACCTTGGCAACAACGCTACCGTCTACGAAAACTCCCCCGTAGTTGAGATCCGTTACGGGAGCCCATGGCATGTTGTGCGAACGGCTAATGGCGAAGTCCACGCTAGAAACGTCATTCTGGCCAACAATGGTTTCATCAGCCAATTCGGATTCTACGAACACAGCGCCATTCCGGTTTACACTTACGCGAGCATGACCCGTCCGTTGACGGTGGCCGAAATTGCGAAGATCGGTGGCCGCAATACCTGGGGTCTTATTCCCGCAGAAAGTTTCGGGACAACCGTCCGCCGTACCGCCGACAACCGTCTTTTCATCCGAAATATCTATGATTATGCCGACGGCTTCCACACAACGCAGCCTCAATTGGAACGAGCCAAACGGAGCCACCAGAAGTCGTTCGACCGACGCTTTCCGGAAATTTCGCATATCGGGTTCGAACACACCTGGGGCGGCGCCCTAAGCTTAGCTCAGAACGGCGGAACAGTATTCGGACAACTCGGTGACCGCGTGTTCGGCGCTGCTTTCTGCAATGGCACGGGCGTGTCCAAGGGCGCCATATTCGGCAAGTCGATTGCCGAACTTGCCTGCGGTCAAGACAGCAAAGCAATTCGAATTCTTAAGAACAAGGCACGGCCAAGCCGAGCTTACCCGAAGATCATCACTTCACTGGGCGTAAAATGGTCCACGCGATACCGGCTATGGAAAGCCGGTCTCGAAGTCTGA